The following are encoded in a window of Nibricoccus aquaticus genomic DNA:
- the thrS gene encoding threonine--tRNA ligase, which produces MSMTPLEELRHSGSHILATAVLRLFPDAKLDIGPPTDTGFYYDIDLEHKFTADDLIKLEAEMKKIAEENQPFLRKEVSREEAIEIIKSRGQERYKLGRLADIPEGEKISFYQNGEFMDLCAGTHLRYTAKFKAFKLLSIAGAYHRGDEKNKQLQRIYGTAFPTKEELAQYLERQEQAKARDHRKLGRELKLFHIDEDVGQGLILWTPNGSIIRQELQDFIGGELRKQGYSQVFTPHIGKLSLYKTSGHFPYYKESQFPAFAEPDALAKMSADGCGCAELTARLEAVSSQFADQLNTRVGKEMIGQDRVMDATKLLDGFMLKPMNCPHHIKIFASQPHSYRDLPVRLAEFGTVYRWEQSGELNGMTRVRGFTQDDAHLFCTEEQVSAEIQGCLSLVKTVLTTLGMADYRVRVGLRDPDSNKYTGTAENWDKAENACREAAKTLGVPFTEEPGEAAFYGPKIDFVIKDVIGREWQLGTVQVDYNLPVRFDLSYIGADNTAHRPVMIHRAPFGSMERFCGVLIEHFNGDFPVWLAPEQIRLVPISEKVIDYGRDLLAQLRAAGLRATLDEHSDKLGAKIRRGEIDKVPYTLVLGQKEAEVKSVSVRSRAKGDEGVMPFADYLERVKQEVATRALPVKKPAAPATLATPAKP; this is translated from the coding sequence ATGTCGATGACTCCGCTCGAAGAACTCCGCCACTCCGGTTCGCACATCCTCGCGACCGCCGTCCTTCGCCTCTTTCCAGACGCGAAACTAGACATCGGACCTCCGACCGACACCGGTTTCTACTACGACATCGACCTCGAGCACAAATTCACGGCCGACGACCTCATCAAGCTAGAAGCCGAAATGAAAAAAATCGCCGAGGAAAATCAGCCGTTCCTCCGCAAGGAAGTTTCCCGCGAAGAAGCCATCGAGATCATCAAGTCCCGCGGCCAGGAACGCTACAAACTCGGCCGTCTCGCCGACATTCCCGAAGGCGAAAAAATCTCCTTCTACCAGAACGGCGAGTTCATGGACCTCTGCGCCGGCACGCACCTCCGCTACACGGCGAAATTCAAAGCCTTCAAACTCCTCTCCATCGCGGGCGCCTATCACCGCGGCGACGAGAAAAACAAACAGCTCCAGCGCATCTACGGCACCGCGTTTCCGACCAAGGAAGAACTCGCGCAATACCTCGAGCGCCAGGAACAGGCCAAGGCCCGCGACCACCGCAAACTCGGCCGCGAGCTGAAGCTCTTCCACATCGACGAAGACGTCGGCCAGGGCCTCATCCTCTGGACGCCCAACGGCTCCATCATCCGCCAGGAGTTGCAGGACTTCATCGGCGGCGAGCTCCGCAAACAGGGTTACTCCCAAGTCTTCACGCCGCACATCGGCAAACTCTCGCTCTACAAAACCTCGGGCCACTTCCCCTACTACAAGGAGTCGCAGTTCCCCGCGTTCGCCGAGCCCGACGCCCTCGCAAAAATGTCGGCCGACGGCTGCGGCTGCGCCGAACTCACTGCGCGCCTCGAAGCCGTTTCCTCGCAATTCGCCGACCAGCTCAACACCCGCGTCGGCAAAGAAATGATCGGCCAGGATCGCGTGATGGACGCCACCAAGCTCCTCGACGGCTTCATGCTGAAGCCGATGAACTGCCCGCATCACATCAAGATCTTCGCGTCGCAGCCGCACAGCTACCGCGATCTCCCCGTCCGCCTCGCTGAGTTCGGCACCGTTTACCGCTGGGAACAATCCGGCGAGCTCAACGGCATGACCCGCGTCCGCGGCTTCACGCAGGACGACGCCCACCTCTTCTGCACCGAGGAACAAGTCTCCGCCGAAATTCAAGGCTGTCTCTCGCTCGTGAAAACCGTCCTCACCACGCTCGGCATGGCCGACTACCGCGTGCGCGTCGGCCTGCGCGATCCAGATTCCAACAAATACACCGGCACCGCCGAAAACTGGGACAAAGCCGAGAACGCCTGCCGCGAAGCCGCGAAAACCCTCGGCGTTCCTTTCACCGAAGAGCCCGGCGAAGCCGCGTTTTACGGCCCGAAGATCGACTTCGTCATCAAAGACGTCATCGGCCGTGAATGGCAGCTCGGCACCGTACAGGTCGACTACAACCTCCCCGTCCGCTTCGACCTCTCCTACATCGGCGCCGACAACACCGCGCACCGCCCCGTGATGATCCACCGCGCGCCCTTCGGCTCGATGGAGCGTTTCTGCGGCGTCTTGATCGAGCACTTCAACGGCGACTTCCCCGTCTGGCTCGCGCCCGAGCAAATCCGCCTCGTGCCGATCAGCGAGAAAGTCATCGACTACGGCCGCGACCTCCTCGCCCAACTCCGCGCCGCCGGTCTCCGCGCCACGCTCGACGAACACAGCGACAAACTCGGCGCCAAAATCCGCCGCGGCGAAATCGACAAGGTTCCGTACACGCTCGTCCTCGGCCAGAAAGAAGCCGAAGTGAAATCCGTGAGCGTCCGCAGCCGCGCGAAAGGCGACGAAGGCGTCATGCCCTTCGCCGACTATCTCGAACGCGTGAAACAGGAAGTCGCCACCCGCGCCCTCCCCGTGAAGAAGCCCGCGGCTCCAGCAACGTTGGCCACTCCGGCCAAGCCGTAA
- the tsaA gene encoding tRNA (N6-threonylcarbamoyladenosine(37)-N6)-methyltransferase TrmO yields the protein MAAALETLLRPVAFVRTPFAEKFGVPRQSGLVPAAEGRVEFLPEFAAPEFMRGLEAFSHVWLVTGFHKNPPWSGSAVVRPPRLGGNEKVGVFASRAPNRPNGLGLSLVKIVAIEPGVLRVAGIDCVDGTPVYDVKPYLPWCEALPEARADWANSPPPISEATQVIIAAEFAELLGEETTQLLREVLRLELAPAYVDLEKQPRDYGLAIAGWNVRWRMGEGGVREVLEIRKI from the coding sequence ATGGCCGCAGCCCTCGAAACCCTTCTTCGTCCAGTCGCGTTTGTACGGACTCCGTTTGCGGAGAAGTTTGGCGTGCCGAGGCAGAGCGGGTTGGTGCCGGCGGCGGAAGGGCGCGTGGAGTTTTTGCCGGAGTTTGCCGCGCCGGAATTCATGCGCGGGCTGGAGGCGTTTTCGCATGTGTGGTTGGTCACCGGGTTTCACAAAAATCCTCCGTGGAGTGGCAGCGCGGTCGTACGCCCGCCGAGATTGGGTGGGAATGAGAAAGTCGGCGTATTTGCTTCCCGGGCACCGAACCGGCCGAACGGGCTCGGGCTTTCGCTGGTGAAAATCGTAGCGATCGAGCCGGGTGTGCTGCGCGTGGCCGGGATCGACTGCGTGGACGGGACGCCGGTGTATGACGTGAAGCCGTATCTGCCGTGGTGTGAGGCGTTGCCGGAGGCGCGGGCGGATTGGGCGAACTCACCGCCGCCGATCAGTGAAGCGACGCAGGTGATCATCGCGGCGGAATTCGCGGAGCTGTTGGGAGAAGAGACGACGCAATTACTTCGGGAGGTGCTGCGACTCGAACTCGCGCCTGCTTATGTCGATTTGGAAAAGCAGCCCCGGGATTATGGTCTGGCGATTGCGGGCTGGAATGTACGCTGGCGCATGGGCGAAGGCGGTGTGCGGGAGGTTTTAGAAATTCGAAAAATCTGA
- a CDS encoding P-II family nitrogen regulator, which yields MKLIIAVIKPFKLEEVKTALSEIGVEGMTVTEVKGFGRQKGHTEIYRGSEYTVDFLPKVKLEIVVADDLVPKTIDAIVKAAKTGKIGDGKVFVVPIEEAIRIRTDERGDAAV from the coding sequence ATGAAACTCATCATTGCAGTGATCAAGCCGTTCAAACTCGAAGAGGTGAAAACCGCTCTCTCCGAAATCGGCGTCGAAGGCATGACGGTAACCGAGGTCAAGGGCTTCGGCCGCCAGAAGGGCCACACCGAAATTTACCGCGGCAGCGAGTACACGGTGGACTTTCTTCCGAAGGTGAAGCTCGAGATCGTCGTCGCTGACGACCTCGTGCCGAAGACCATCGATGCGATCGTGAAGGCGGCCAAGACCGGCAAGATCGGTGACGGCAAGGTCTTCGTGGTTCCGATCGAGGAAGCCATCCGCATTCGCACCGACGAGCGCGGCGACGCGGCGGTCTAA
- a CDS encoding ammonium transporter: MIRSLLKPTRLAAWLFLACFTAVSAWAQTEPAAAPAALPEPTLEQRVADIEAYFNNAARTPDVASKIPGPGPGHNAWQMVSTALVIFMTMPGLALFYGGLVRKKNVLSVLAQCMGIAGLVTILWWAIGYSLAFGAGNAFIGDGAYAFLNGVNPGATGAGYWWISDTMWAMFQLSFAIITPALIVGAIAERMKFLAVLAFVAIWMFVVYFPFAHMVWSTTGFMSGILNANATIKAIDFAGGTVVHMTSGWSALVLCIILGPRIGYGKEKMAPHSMVLCMVGTGMLWVGWYGFNAGSALGADAIASNAFATTTIAAAVGGFVWAMTEWITRGHASVLGFCSGIVAGLVVITPCAGFVSVSSAVIIGVLAGIIPYLAVAYLKNKLGYDDALDTFGVHGVGGTLGAILTGVFADEKINSVVGPLKEGLLMSQFKAIGLTIVWSVVATAIIAFIVKAVIGLRPSPETERQGLDINEHGEEGYVN, encoded by the coding sequence ATGATTCGATCCTTGCTTAAACCTACCCGTCTAGCCGCCTGGCTCTTTCTTGCGTGTTTCACCGCAGTGAGCGCCTGGGCCCAAACCGAACCGGCCGCCGCCCCTGCGGCACTGCCTGAACCGACGCTCGAACAGCGCGTCGCTGACATCGAAGCCTACTTTAACAACGCGGCCCGCACGCCCGACGTGGCCTCTAAGATCCCTGGCCCGGGCCCCGGCCACAACGCGTGGCAGATGGTGAGCACGGCGCTGGTCATCTTCATGACGATGCCCGGCCTCGCTCTTTTCTACGGCGGTCTGGTTCGCAAGAAGAACGTCCTCTCCGTGCTCGCGCAGTGCATGGGCATCGCGGGGCTCGTCACCATCTTGTGGTGGGCGATCGGTTACAGCCTGGCGTTCGGCGCCGGCAACGCGTTCATCGGTGATGGCGCGTACGCTTTCCTGAACGGCGTGAACCCTGGCGCGACCGGCGCGGGTTACTGGTGGATCAGCGATACGATGTGGGCGATGTTCCAGCTCTCGTTCGCCATCATCACGCCGGCGCTGATCGTCGGCGCGATCGCCGAGCGCATGAAGTTCCTCGCGGTACTCGCATTCGTCGCGATCTGGATGTTCGTGGTTTATTTCCCCTTCGCCCACATGGTCTGGTCCACGACTGGATTCATGAGCGGCATCCTCAATGCGAACGCCACGATCAAGGCGATCGACTTCGCTGGTGGCACGGTGGTCCACATGACCTCCGGCTGGTCTGCGCTTGTTCTCTGTATCATCCTTGGGCCACGTATCGGCTACGGCAAAGAGAAGATGGCGCCGCACTCGATGGTGCTCTGTATGGTCGGCACCGGCATGCTCTGGGTGGGGTGGTACGGCTTTAACGCCGGTTCCGCGCTCGGCGCTGACGCGATCGCATCGAACGCATTCGCCACCACGACGATTGCCGCCGCTGTCGGTGGCTTTGTCTGGGCCATGACTGAATGGATCACTCGTGGTCATGCGTCGGTTCTCGGTTTTTGCTCGGGTATCGTCGCCGGTCTGGTGGTGATCACTCCTTGCGCTGGTTTTGTGAGTGTCTCCTCCGCGGTCATCATCGGCGTGCTTGCCGGTATCATCCCGTATCTCGCAGTCGCTTACTTGAAGAATAAGCTCGGTTACGACGACGCGCTCGACACGTTCGGCGTCCACGGCGTGGGCGGCACCCTCGGTGCAATCCTCACCGGCGTGTTTGCCGACGAAAAAATCAACTCGGTGGTCGGTCCTCTCAAGGAAGGTCTCCTGATGTCCCAGTTCAAGGCGATCGGCCTGACGATCGTCTGGAGTGTGGTCGCCACGGCGATCATCGCCTTCATCGTCAAAGCCGTCATCGGCCTGCGTCCTTCGCCTGAAACCGAACGCCAGGGGCTCGACATCAACGAGCACGGCGAAGAGGGTTACGTCAACTAA
- a CDS encoding P-II family nitrogen regulator translates to MKLIIAIIKPFKLEEVKEALAEIGIEGMTVTEVKGFGRQKGHTEIYRGSEYTVDFLPKVKLEIVVNDDIVAKTVDTIVKSAKTGKIGDGKVFVVALEEAVRIRTDERGDSAV, encoded by the coding sequence ATGAAACTCATCATCGCCATTATCAAGCCGTTCAAACTCGAGGAAGTGAAGGAAGCGCTCGCCGAGATCGGCATCGAGGGCATGACCGTCACCGAGGTCAAAGGCTTTGGCCGCCAGAAGGGCCACACCGAGATTTACCGTGGCAGCGAGTACACCGTGGATTTTCTTCCCAAGGTGAAACTCGAGATCGTCGTCAACGACGACATCGTGGCCAAGACTGTGGACACGATCGTGAAGTCCGCTAAGACGGGCAAAATCGGAGACGGCAAAGTCTTCGTGGTTGCTCTCGAAGAAGCGGTGCGCATCCGCACCGACGAGCGTGGCGACTCGGCGGTCTGA
- a CDS encoding ammonium transporter, with amino-acid sequence MAGALAALAVVAPLVAQDAPKYADVAAFQASPEYTLFTVNNVWMMVAASLVFFMNLGFACVESGLTRSKNTANIMFKNTIVPCIGILTYAFIGFNLMYPGADYAGKWFGFAGVGIGVTDEVASLTNVYNAGYTYWTDFLYQAMFAATAATIVSGAVAERIKLSSFMVFTVLIVTISYPITGMWKWGNGWLNTMATPFYDFAGSTLVHSVGGWGALAGIIILGPRIGKYNKEGKVLPILGHSIPLATIGVFILWLGWFGFNGGSVLSANPGAVSLVLVTTSLAAAAGGVSSTLTSWLLQKKPDVSMALNGILAGLVAITAGADQMGPNEAIIIGLIGGILVVFSVFFFDKIKLDDPVGATSVHLVNGIWGTLAVGLFGKLAGGAQLMSQLKGIVAIGAFTFIFCFVSFYVIKIVMGLRVSAEEEIEGLDVGEHGNEAYPDFTPAHK; translated from the coding sequence ATGGCAGGCGCACTCGCGGCGCTTGCGGTCGTCGCACCCCTCGTCGCGCAAGATGCGCCCAAATACGCCGATGTGGCCGCCTTTCAGGCGTCCCCAGAGTACACGCTCTTCACGGTCAATAACGTGTGGATGATGGTGGCGGCGTCCTTGGTTTTTTTCATGAACCTGGGCTTCGCCTGTGTAGAGTCGGGGCTCACGCGCTCGAAGAACACAGCCAACATCATGTTCAAAAATACGATCGTGCCGTGCATCGGCATCCTGACGTACGCGTTTATCGGCTTTAATCTGATGTACCCAGGCGCTGATTATGCCGGGAAATGGTTCGGTTTTGCCGGGGTCGGGATCGGCGTCACGGACGAGGTCGCGAGTCTCACTAATGTTTACAATGCCGGTTACACGTACTGGACGGACTTCCTTTACCAGGCGATGTTTGCGGCGACAGCGGCGACGATCGTTTCTGGCGCGGTGGCCGAGCGTATCAAGCTGAGCTCGTTCATGGTGTTCACGGTTTTGATCGTGACGATTTCCTATCCGATCACGGGCATGTGGAAATGGGGCAACGGCTGGCTGAACACGATGGCGACGCCGTTCTACGATTTCGCAGGTTCGACTCTAGTACACTCGGTGGGTGGCTGGGGTGCGCTGGCGGGCATCATCATCCTCGGGCCGCGCATCGGCAAATATAACAAAGAGGGCAAAGTGCTTCCGATCCTCGGTCACTCGATCCCGCTCGCGACGATCGGTGTGTTCATCCTCTGGCTGGGCTGGTTCGGCTTTAATGGTGGCTCGGTGCTGTCCGCGAACCCTGGCGCAGTTTCGCTGGTGCTGGTGACGACCTCGCTGGCTGCGGCAGCTGGTGGTGTGTCATCGACGCTGACGTCGTGGTTGCTCCAGAAAAAGCCTGACGTTTCCATGGCGCTTAACGGCATCCTCGCCGGTCTGGTGGCCATCACCGCCGGTGCCGATCAAATGGGGCCGAATGAAGCGATCATCATCGGGTTGATCGGTGGCATACTCGTGGTGTTCTCGGTTTTCTTCTTCGACAAAATCAAGCTCGACGATCCTGTCGGTGCCACGTCGGTCCATCTGGTGAACGGCATCTGGGGCACACTGGCAGTCGGTCTCTTTGGAAAGCTCGCTGGCGGTGCCCAGCTGATGTCGCAGCTTAAGGGTATCGTCGCCATCGGGGCGTTCACGTTTATCTTCTGTTTCGTGTCCTTCTACGTGATCAAGATCGTCATGGGTCTGCGGGTCAGCGCCGAAGAGGAGATCGAGGGTCTCGATGTCGGCGAGCATGGCAACGAGGCGTATCCCGACTTCACGCCCGCTCACAAATAA
- a CDS encoding sodium:proton antiporter produces the protein MPAHLAEIPPLLIIPFGLLLLLIAVMPLSPDRVKHWWEHRYAYVAVGLGLLVAAYYVFKIPDGGHTVLHTLHEYISFIALIGSLFVVAGGIHLNVKGSATPLENAVFLFAGAILANFVGTTGASMVLIRPFIRMNKVRVSSYHIVFFIFIVSNVGGALTPIGDPPLFLGYLRGVPFFWLLERAVLPWLFTVGAILAAFFVIDRRCYNKIPRSLQTQAAQPEQWRFDGSINVLFLALIIGAVFLPERWFLREIVMLAAAVASYRLTPRLIHEENKFTFGPIKEVGFLFIGIFMTMMPALGYLELHGAGFGITQPLHYYFATGSLSAVLDNAPTYLNFLKLAQVSTATSGVVDDTPAAMQAFLAAHPSLVIAVSLGAVFFGAMTYIGNGPNFMVKSIAESAGVKVPSFFGYILRYSLPVLLPILILTAAIFLR, from the coding sequence ATGCCTGCTCATCTAGCGGAAATCCCTCCCCTGCTCATCATTCCCTTCGGTCTGCTGCTGCTGCTGATCGCTGTCATGCCGCTCTCTCCGGACAGAGTGAAACACTGGTGGGAACATCGCTACGCTTACGTCGCAGTCGGCCTCGGTCTCCTTGTTGCCGCCTACTATGTTTTCAAAATCCCCGACGGCGGCCACACCGTGCTCCACACCCTTCACGAGTACATTTCATTCATCGCCTTGATCGGCTCCCTCTTTGTCGTTGCCGGCGGGATACATCTCAACGTCAAGGGCAGCGCCACTCCGCTCGAAAATGCCGTCTTCCTTTTCGCGGGCGCCATCCTCGCCAACTTTGTCGGTACCACCGGCGCTTCGATGGTTCTCATCCGTCCGTTCATCCGCATGAACAAGGTCCGGGTCAGCTCGTACCACATCGTTTTCTTCATCTTCATAGTCTCAAACGTTGGTGGCGCCCTCACGCCCATCGGTGACCCGCCGCTTTTTCTCGGTTATCTCAGAGGAGTTCCGTTCTTCTGGCTGCTCGAGCGCGCAGTGCTTCCCTGGCTCTTCACCGTCGGCGCGATTCTCGCCGCCTTTTTCGTCATCGACCGCCGCTGCTACAACAAAATCCCTCGCTCGCTTCAGACCCAGGCGGCCCAGCCCGAACAATGGCGTTTCGATGGCTCGATCAATGTTCTCTTCCTTGCCTTGATTATCGGCGCTGTATTCCTGCCCGAGCGCTGGTTTCTGCGTGAAATCGTCATGCTCGCCGCCGCCGTCGCCTCCTACCGTCTGACCCCTCGCCTCATTCACGAAGAAAACAAATTCACCTTCGGCCCGATTAAAGAGGTCGGCTTCCTGTTCATCGGCATTTTCATGACCATGATGCCGGCACTCGGCTACTTGGAACTCCACGGTGCGGGCTTCGGCATCACCCAGCCGCTGCACTACTACTTCGCCACAGGCTCTCTCTCCGCCGTCCTCGACAACGCCCCGACCTACCTGAACTTCCTTAAACTCGCTCAGGTCAGCACCGCCACCAGTGGAGTCGTGGATGACACCCCCGCCGCCATGCAGGCATTTCTAGCCGCACATCCGTCACTGGTTATCGCCGTCAGCCTTGGCGCGGTCTTCTTCGGCGCGATGACCTATATCGGCAACGGTCCAAACTTCATGGTCAAATCCATCGCCGAGTCAGCAGGCGTCAAAGTCCCATCCTTCTTCGGCTACATCCTCCGCTACAGCCTGCCCGTATTGCTGCCTATTCTGATCCTGACCGCGGCTATTTTCCTGCGATAA
- a CDS encoding transglutaminaseTgpA domain-containing protein has product MEKKRPQLNHDELLQLRWMLGGIAALTGAWAVAFLDVGAEWMLGVCTAAVLLVLWKPALPGRVPGWVHRLAFPAIVAFAVYDFYAQGEVLTVMTRLALLLLTYRAISYRRRRDELQLVVLGLFLVVVAGVLTVSMGFAAQIMAFTVLGLAMLMAMTLSEAAGVKAAEAGRVPGWAERVEWRRVFKKVRAVADWRILVFGGVLFVGVAVVSGLLFLAIPRFELRNSLFLEGMMKRKSNSGFTDTLRFGDVGEISKDESVAMRVEVGDRASLPEQLYWRMVVMDEYREQSFRLSAGLKAAAFDPVVTVPAISGGEPPSRRSVAWTFYVEAGVGRYLPLTGGFERMSFTEPQSLRASRRLRVIELTREPMAMKAYRVRGMTGREALRDPEFAGWLRLSDEERRAKMPNRPTMMELSLSEADETLLAQVVAEITGGVELSAGEFSQKAQAWLGGRHAYSLSPEIPAGAGDPLVRWLVSKEPGHCELFAGAFTLLARAAGHPARVVAGFVGGAWNEDYLIVRNSNAHAWCEIFDGAESWVRVDPTTAAGRGDGGVDALEALMGAAGLRDEDGGWAATVDRLRLFWYRRIVNFDQGDQRVLREALKESAQDVGRNLKAFADQALAWIKGWLMQPWSGGRIGWIAGAGAGLGVLWLAWRRKVRAWWLSWRSARGGGIDPVRREAGRWLRRLDGGGGAPEELRAVRAELEKVRYGPRGSWPDTGALWRKARKLGRRRARG; this is encoded by the coding sequence ATGGAGAAAAAGCGGCCTCAGCTTAATCACGACGAACTGCTGCAACTGCGGTGGATGCTCGGCGGAATCGCCGCACTCACGGGCGCGTGGGCGGTGGCGTTTCTCGATGTGGGGGCGGAGTGGATGCTGGGCGTCTGCACGGCGGCGGTGCTGCTCGTGCTGTGGAAACCGGCGCTGCCGGGGCGGGTGCCGGGGTGGGTTCACCGGCTGGCGTTTCCCGCGATCGTGGCGTTTGCCGTGTATGATTTCTACGCGCAGGGCGAGGTGCTGACGGTGATGACGCGGCTGGCGCTGCTGCTGCTGACGTATCGGGCGATCAGTTACCGGAGACGGCGCGACGAGTTGCAACTGGTGGTGCTGGGGTTGTTTCTCGTGGTGGTGGCGGGTGTGCTGACTGTGTCGATGGGGTTCGCGGCGCAGATCATGGCGTTCACGGTGCTGGGGCTGGCGATGTTGATGGCGATGACGCTGTCGGAGGCGGCGGGAGTGAAGGCGGCCGAGGCGGGGCGGGTGCCCGGGTGGGCGGAACGGGTGGAGTGGCGCAGGGTGTTTAAGAAAGTGCGCGCGGTGGCGGACTGGAGAATTTTGGTTTTTGGCGGTGTGTTGTTTGTGGGTGTGGCGGTGGTGTCGGGGTTGTTGTTTCTGGCGATCCCGCGGTTCGAGTTGAGGAACAGTCTTTTTCTGGAGGGGATGATGAAGCGGAAGTCGAACTCGGGGTTTACGGATACGCTGCGGTTCGGGGACGTGGGGGAGATTTCGAAAGATGAAAGCGTGGCTATGCGGGTGGAGGTGGGAGACCGGGCGTCGCTGCCTGAGCAGCTGTACTGGCGGATGGTGGTGATGGACGAGTACCGCGAGCAGAGTTTCCGGCTGTCGGCGGGGTTGAAGGCGGCGGCGTTTGATCCGGTGGTGACGGTGCCGGCTATCTCGGGCGGAGAGCCGCCGTCGAGGCGGTCGGTGGCGTGGACGTTTTATGTCGAGGCGGGTGTGGGGCGGTATCTGCCGCTGACGGGAGGATTTGAGCGGATGAGTTTCACGGAGCCGCAAAGTCTGCGGGCGAGCCGGAGGTTGCGGGTGATCGAGCTGACGCGGGAGCCGATGGCGATGAAGGCGTACCGGGTGCGCGGGATGACGGGGCGGGAGGCGCTGCGCGATCCGGAGTTTGCGGGGTGGTTGCGGTTGAGCGACGAGGAGCGGCGGGCGAAGATGCCGAACCGGCCGACGATGATGGAGCTGAGCTTGAGCGAGGCGGATGAGACGTTGCTGGCGCAGGTGGTGGCGGAAATCACGGGGGGCGTGGAGCTGTCGGCGGGCGAGTTTTCGCAGAAGGCGCAGGCGTGGCTGGGGGGACGTCATGCGTACTCGCTAAGTCCGGAGATACCGGCGGGCGCGGGCGATCCGCTGGTACGGTGGCTCGTATCGAAAGAGCCGGGACACTGTGAGTTGTTCGCGGGGGCGTTCACGTTGCTGGCGAGGGCGGCAGGGCATCCGGCGCGGGTGGTGGCGGGCTTCGTGGGCGGGGCGTGGAACGAGGATTACCTGATCGTGCGCAACTCGAACGCGCACGCGTGGTGCGAGATTTTTGACGGGGCTGAGAGCTGGGTGCGCGTTGACCCGACGACGGCGGCGGGGCGGGGCGATGGTGGCGTGGATGCGCTGGAGGCGTTGATGGGAGCGGCGGGCTTGCGCGATGAAGATGGTGGGTGGGCGGCGACGGTGGACCGGCTGCGGTTGTTCTGGTACCGGCGGATCGTGAACTTCGACCAGGGGGATCAGCGGGTGTTGCGAGAGGCGCTGAAGGAAAGCGCACAGGACGTCGGGAGAAACTTGAAGGCATTCGCCGATCAGGCACTCGCGTGGATAAAGGGCTGGCTGATGCAGCCGTGGAGTGGCGGGCGCATTGGGTGGATCGCGGGGGCTGGGGCCGGGCTGGGGGTGTTGTGGCTGGCCTGGCGGCGGAAGGTACGTGCGTGGTGGCTAAGCTGGCGGAGCGCGCGCGGGGGCGGGATCGATCCGGTGCGGCGCGAGGCGGGCCGGTGGTTGCGCAGACTCGACGGGGGCGGAGGGGCGCCGGAGGAGTTGCGTGCGGTGCGGGCGGAGCTGGAAAAGGTGCGCTACGGTCCGCGCGGGAGCTGGCCGGACACGGGAGCTCTCTGGCGGAAGGCGCGAAAGCTCGGGCGGCGGCGAGCGCGCGGCTGA
- a CDS encoding DUF58 domain-containing protein — protein MYPQRGQRVRMTLPGAVLVALSLGVGLAAYNSANNILFITLSLLLACLVLSGVLSWLNLSGVRWRLVAEPPMRAGQAHPVVLELLNAKRVLPTYGVWFELKSTSLAKAERLDLRERLDAGGEARLDWTVRPARRGKEVLSLEAVGSLFPFGFLRKTFPVRLTRELIVWPAAVEYRRFPAALWERAQPGRALARAGGGAELHSLRRYAQGDSHRAIHWKATARLGRLMVTRRAADGEDGYSLWLRTPAEVWTRAEQFELLCGLAATLAEDLFRAGRLLLVAINDEAPMAVRRVADLEAFLDAVALVGPLSENGGARSDSAGVKMEMKLKRKNVLIFAPEGARGVAAYVDGEKAASA, from the coding sequence GTGTATCCGCAGCGTGGACAGCGGGTGCGGATGACGCTGCCGGGGGCGGTGCTGGTGGCGCTTTCGCTGGGCGTGGGGCTGGCGGCGTATAATTCGGCGAATAATATTTTGTTCATCACGCTGTCGCTGCTGCTGGCGTGTCTGGTGCTGAGCGGCGTGTTATCGTGGCTGAATCTGTCGGGCGTGAGGTGGCGGCTGGTGGCGGAGCCGCCGATGAGGGCGGGGCAGGCGCATCCGGTGGTGCTGGAACTGCTCAATGCGAAGCGGGTGCTGCCGACGTATGGCGTGTGGTTTGAGTTGAAGAGCACGAGCCTCGCGAAAGCGGAGCGGCTGGATCTGCGCGAGCGGCTGGATGCGGGCGGGGAGGCACGGCTGGACTGGACGGTGCGGCCGGCGCGGCGCGGGAAGGAAGTGCTTTCGCTGGAGGCGGTGGGGTCGCTGTTTCCCTTTGGGTTTTTACGGAAGACGTTTCCGGTGCGGCTGACGCGGGAGCTGATCGTGTGGCCGGCGGCGGTGGAGTACCGGCGGTTTCCGGCGGCGTTGTGGGAGCGGGCGCAGCCGGGGCGGGCGCTGGCGCGGGCGGGGGGCGGGGCGGAGTTGCATTCGCTACGCCGATACGCGCAGGGGGATTCGCACCGTGCGATTCACTGGAAGGCGACGGCGCGGCTGGGGCGGTTGATGGTGACGCGGCGGGCGGCGGACGGGGAGGACGGGTATTCGCTGTGGCTGCGGACGCCGGCGGAAGTGTGGACGCGGGCGGAGCAGTTCGAGTTGTTGTGCGGTCTGGCGGCGACGCTCGCGGAGGATTTGTTTCGCGCGGGCCGGTTGTTGCTGGTGGCGATCAACGATGAAGCGCCGATGGCGGTGCGGCGGGTGGCGGATCTGGAGGCGTTTCTCGATGCGGTGGCGCTGGTGGGGCCATTGTCGGAAAACGGCGGGGCGCGGAGCGATTCCGCAGGTGTGAAGATGGAAATGAAATTGAAACGGAAAAATGTGCTGATCTTCGCGCCCGAGGGGGCGCGCGGGGTGGCCGCCTACGTCGATGGAGAAAAAGCGGCCTCAGCTTAA